One Tunturibacter gelidoferens genomic region harbors:
- a CDS encoding cupin domain-containing protein, whose protein sequence is MRSMRNWVAVVLMSGASLGWSQAVTPGATTQAQIGLVDLLTPKDVAAQGAEQLERAKASASGSSGATLAKYPGHYTMITARAKSGGAEVHANFSDFLIVVDGEGTELTGGTVVDPKEGENGETRGVRLEGATAHSLHKGDILHITAGTPHQAIEAPGQTITIFVIKVQKPAVEGSVAAK, encoded by the coding sequence ATGCGGTCCATGAGGAACTGGGTGGCGGTGGTGTTGATGAGCGGAGCGTCGTTGGGGTGGTCGCAGGCGGTGACGCCAGGGGCTACCACGCAGGCGCAGATCGGGCTGGTAGATCTGTTGACACCGAAGGATGTCGCGGCCCAGGGGGCGGAACAGCTGGAGAGGGCGAAGGCGAGCGCCAGTGGAAGCTCTGGCGCGACGCTGGCGAAGTATCCGGGGCATTACACGATGATTACGGCACGGGCGAAAAGCGGTGGCGCCGAGGTGCATGCAAACTTTTCGGACTTTCTGATTGTTGTAGATGGCGAGGGGACGGAACTGACTGGCGGCACCGTGGTCGATCCGAAGGAAGGGGAGAATGGAGAGACTCGGGGGGTGCGCTTGGAGGGTGCAACGGCCCATTCGCTGCATAAGGGAGATATTCTTCACATTACGGCGGGGACACCGCATCAGGCGATTGAAGCTCCGGGACAGACGATTACTATCTTCGTCATCAAAGTGCAGAAGCCAGCGGTAGAAGGAAGTGTCGCGGCGAAATAG
- the kduI gene encoding 5-dehydro-4-deoxy-D-glucuronate isomerase, which produces MADAVRYGLMNTEELRETFLLEGLFEVGEIEFAYVDLDRTVIGSAVPAGEALRLEAEPELRAEYFLERRELGVLNVGGAGSVVVDGKSFEMGKLDCLYVGRGSRVVTFSSKSVNDPAYFYLLSYPAHTEYPTVMVKFADLQGTQLGAAETCNKRTIYKTIYRDGIKSCQLVMGFTLLESGSNWNTMPPHTHMRRSEVYFYFDVDPAHRVLHLMGPPDATSHLVVADKEVVVSPGWSVHAGVGTKNYAFCWGMGGENQAYDDMDAVAIADLR; this is translated from the coding sequence ATGGCAGACGCGGTGCGCTATGGGTTGATGAACACCGAGGAGTTGCGGGAGACCTTTCTGCTGGAGGGACTATTCGAAGTTGGAGAGATCGAATTTGCTTATGTGGATTTGGACCGGACCGTGATTGGTTCGGCGGTTCCTGCCGGCGAGGCACTGCGACTTGAGGCGGAACCGGAGTTGCGGGCAGAGTATTTTCTTGAGCGTCGTGAGCTTGGAGTTTTGAATGTAGGGGGAGCGGGTTCGGTGGTGGTAGATGGAAAAAGCTTCGAGATGGGTAAGCTGGACTGTTTGTATGTAGGTCGAGGAAGTAGGGTAGTTACTTTTTCCAGTAAGAGTGTGAATGATCCGGCTTATTTTTATTTATTGAGTTACCCGGCTCATACGGAGTATCCGACTGTGATGGTGAAGTTCGCTGATCTTCAGGGGACGCAGCTAGGAGCTGCGGAGACTTGTAACAAGCGAACTATTTATAAGACTATTTATAGGGACGGGATCAAGAGTTGCCAGTTAGTGATGGGTTTTACGTTGTTGGAGTCGGGGAGTAACTGGAATACTATGCCTCCGCATACGCATATGAGACGGAGTGAGGTGTATTTTTATTTCGATGTGGATCCTGCGCACCGGGTACTGCATTTGATGGGGCCGCCGGACGCTACGAGTCACTTGGTGGTGGCGGATAAGGAAGTGGTGGTGTCGCCGGGGTGGTCGGTTCATGCGGGGGTTGGGACAAAGAACTATGCGTTCTGTTGGGGAATGGGTGGAGAGAATCAGGCTTATGACGATATGGACGCGGTCGCGATCGCGGATCTGAGATGA
- a CDS encoding sugar kinase, whose amino-acid sequence MSDTSAGLTIRIASECRWDLLSLGEVMLRFDPGEERIAGARNFRVWEGGGEYNVARGLRRCFGQRTSIVTALADNPVGRLLEDLMLQGGVDLSHLRWMEYDGVGREARNGIYFLERGFGLRGAMGMMDRGHTPISQMKVGQVDWDAIFGGEGVRWFHTGGVMCALSAEAPAVAREAMVAAKGHGVVVSYDCNYRPSLWKNAGERQGASDVNRMLAPFVDVMFGHEGDLAAVLGESSQGAPWHSYESYGEMAARVRGEFRNIKVIATTTRRPKTANRNDWAAFGYAEGRVYESIRFDDLEVFDRVGGGDSFAAGLIYGLLDAKGMQWALDCGVAHGALAMTTPGDSSMATLSEVERLMAGGAAGVQR is encoded by the coding sequence ATGAGTGATACCTCGGCCGGTTTGACGATTCGTATAGCGAGTGAATGCAGATGGGACCTGTTGAGTCTCGGTGAGGTGATGCTGCGATTTGATCCGGGCGAAGAGCGGATTGCGGGAGCGCGAAACTTTCGCGTGTGGGAGGGTGGCGGCGAGTACAACGTGGCTCGGGGGTTGCGTCGATGCTTTGGGCAACGGACGTCGATTGTGACGGCGCTTGCGGATAATCCGGTGGGCCGACTGCTGGAGGATCTGATGCTGCAGGGCGGCGTCGATCTGTCACATCTCCGCTGGATGGAGTATGACGGGGTTGGGCGAGAGGCGCGCAATGGGATCTACTTTTTGGAGCGTGGATTTGGATTGCGTGGTGCGATGGGGATGATGGATCGGGGACATACGCCGATCTCACAGATGAAGGTTGGACAGGTGGATTGGGATGCGATCTTTGGCGGAGAAGGCGTGCGTTGGTTTCATACGGGTGGCGTGATGTGTGCGTTGTCGGCGGAGGCTCCGGCGGTTGCTCGAGAGGCGATGGTGGCGGCGAAGGGGCATGGGGTGGTTGTGTCGTATGACTGTAACTATCGGCCTTCGCTGTGGAAGAATGCCGGTGAGCGGCAGGGGGCGAGCGATGTGAACCGGATGCTTGCTCCGTTTGTTGATGTGATGTTTGGGCATGAGGGAGATTTGGCGGCGGTGCTTGGTGAATCTTCCCAAGGCGCGCCGTGGCATAGCTATGAGAGCTATGGAGAGATGGCGGCGCGGGTGCGCGGCGAGTTTAGGAATATCAAGGTGATTGCGACAACTACGCGGAGGCCAAAGACCGCGAACCGGAATGACTGGGCGGCTTTTGGTTATGCCGAGGGAAGAGTTTACGAGAGTATTCGGTTCGATGATCTTGAGGTATTCGACCGTGTCGGGGGTGGGGATTCCTTTGCTGCAGGTTTGATTTACGGGTTGTTGGATGCGAAGGGAATGCAGTGGGCTCTCGATTGCGGAGTGGCGCATGGGGCTCTGGCGATGACGACTCCAGGAGACAGTTCGATGGCGACGCTGAGTGAGGTGGAGCGGTTGATGGCGGGTGGGGCGGCTGGAGTGCAGCGGTAG